From the genome of Lepidochelys kempii isolate rLepKem1 chromosome 17, rLepKem1.hap2, whole genome shotgun sequence, one region includes:
- the SLC46A1 gene encoding proton-coupled folate transporter translates to MEAVPRSAPASTGGSGRRACGAWGGGVWQPRPRPSPVRSGRGLPPLRLLPLRAARRAPPAPAMADSPGPAGGGRPRCPRAAPAVEPVLFLGTVALALQAPLCTQYLWDRLGAELGYNGSAASGAPGCGNASGAGDPRQQEVETLASHWNLYINLAGFFVGLFSVTLFGPWSDSVGRRPTLILPAVGMALQAAIYLLVMYLRLPVGYFLLGRILCGLMGDYNLILASCFAYVADISDQRSRTFRVAILEACLGMAGMLASIIGGQWRKAQGYINPFWLVFAVSLATALYAALCLQESVKERKPAKLFTLSHYVSVYRLYVAPGYQRSRQKLALYSLTFFLIVTIHFGARDIFVLYELSSPLCWGSDLIGYGSAASYLTYLSSLAGLRALQLCLEDTWVAELGLLSNISGLVVISLASTTLLMFTGYGILFLSMAATPVIRAKLSKLVDEKDQGALFASVACVEGLCSLVATGVFNSLYPASLHFMKGFPFLFGAIILLVPAALVGWIEISDTTPEYGHFTDAS, encoded by the exons ATGGAGGCCGTCCCACGCTCTGCGCCGGCCAGCACAGGCGGCTCCGGCCGCCGGGCATGCGGGGCCTGGGGGGGAGGCGTCTGGCAGCCGCGGCCCCGGCCCTCTCCCGTCCGCTCCGGGCGGGGCCTGCCTCCCCTCCGCCTCCTGCCTCTGCGGGCGGCGCGCCGCGCTCCGCCGGCCCCCGCCATGGCCGACAGCCCGGGCCCCGCTGGCGGCGGGCGGCCGCGCTGCCCCCGGGCCGCCCCCGCGGTGGAGCCGGTTCTCTTTCTGGGCACCGTGGCGCTGGCCCTGCAGGCCCCGCTCTGCACCCAGTACCTGTGGGACCGGCTCGGGGCCGAGCTCGGCTACAACGGCTCCGCGGCCAGCGGCGCGCCCGGCTGCGGCAACGCGAGCGGCGCGGGGGACCCCCGGCAGCAG GAAGTGGAGACCTTGGCCTCCCATTGGAACCTCTACATCAACCTGGCAGGCTTCTTTGTGGGTCTCTTCTCCGTGACTCTCTTTGGACCATGGAGTGACAGCGTGGGTCGGCGTCCCACACTCATCCTGCCTGCTGTGGGCATGGCCTTGCAGGCTGCCATCTATCTCCTTGTCATGTACTTGAGGCTGCCTGTTGGCTACTTCCTGCTTGGGCGCATTCTCTGTGGCCTTATGGGGGACTACAACCTGATCCTGGCCAGCTGCTTTGCCTACGTGGCGGACATCAGTGACCAGCGTTCCCGTACGTTCCGTGTAGCCATCCTGGAGGCGTGCCTTGGCATGGCAGGCATGCTGGCCAGCATCATTGGAGGGCAGTGGCGCAAAGCTCAGGGCTACATCAATCCCTTCTGGCTCGTGTTTGCTGTCAGTCTTGCCACTGCCCTCTATGCTGCTCTTTGTCTCCAGGAATCGGTGAAGGAGAGGAAACCAGCCAAGCTGTTCACCCTCAGTCACTACGTGTCTGTGTACAGGCTGTATGTAGCCCCAGGGTACCAGAGATCCAGGCAGAAGCTTGCTCTCTACTCTCTGACTTTCTTTCTCATTGTCACCATCCACTTTGGAGCCAGGGACATCTTTGTCCTATACGAACTCAGCTCCCCTCTCTGCTGGGGCTCGGATCTGATTGGCTATGGCTCAGCGGCTAGTTACCTGACTTACCTGAGCAGCCTGGCAGGGCTGcgggcactgcagctgtgccttgAAGACACCTGGGTAGCAGAGTTAGGATTGCTCTCCAACATCTCGGGCCTGGTTGTGATTTCACTTGCTTCCACGACACTACTGATGTTCACAG GTTATGGAATCCTGTTTCTTTCAATGGCAGCCACTCCAGTGATCCGGGCAAAGCTGTCCAAACTAGTGGATGAGAAAGATCAGG GTGCTCTTTTTGCCTCTGTTGCCTGCGTGGAAGGTCTCTGCTCGCTTGTGGCCACAGGAGTGTTCAACTCTCTCTACCCTGCAAGCCTGCACTTCATGAAGGGATTCCCCTTTCTCTTTGGGGCAATAATTCTGCTTGTTCCAGCTGCTCTTGTTGG GTGGATAGAAATCTCGGACACGACACCCGAATATGGTCACTTTACGGATGCTTCCTGA